The following proteins come from a genomic window of Montipora capricornis isolate CH-2021 chromosome 9, ASM3666992v2, whole genome shotgun sequence:
- the LOC138017810 gene encoding LOW QUALITY PROTEIN: NAD(P) transhydrogenase, mitochondrial-like (The sequence of the model RefSeq protein was modified relative to this genomic sequence to represent the inferred CDS: deleted 2 bases in 2 codons; substituted 1 base at 1 genomic stop codon), producing MTMFLRPGLSVVRRFHGQSLLGRKSVLGIYGRVTCSPKCSAFKDPHFYPRLFAGTNRFCANDSKEKIPPEAITVIPYNELSIGVPKEIHEGERRVALSPEAVKKLIEQGFKVVVESGAGVGAKFLDADYAAIGAEVKTVKDAFASDIVFKVRPPEKNQASGIHEADLMKEGGKLVSFLYPAQNKDLLDILAKRKITAFSVDCIPRISRAQSFDALSSMANIAGYKAVIEAANVFGRFFTGQITAAGKVPPAKILVLGGGVAGLSAIATAKNMGAIVRGFDVRPAVKEQVQSLGAEFSGKXTDVKESGEGAGGYATEMSEEFKKAQELLLAKQCKEIDIVISTALIPGKTGPTLITNEMMESMKPGSVIVDLAAEEAGGNCELTKAGELYNHNGVNIIGYTDLPSRLPTQSSTLYANNLTKYLLSMGGKGEFAIDLNDDVVRGSIVLQDGKMMWPPPPIEMPAPSAPKQKGLVKPPEQTPLAAAAWESGLTTAGLGSLLALGVASPNPAFATMVTTFSLAGVIGYKVVWGVTPALHSPLMSVTNAISGITAAGGLVLMGGALLPNNTATSLAAVATLVSSINITGGFIITKRMLDMFKRPGDPPEYTYLYAIPAVAVLGGYAAGKIAGYPDMDQMAYLASSLCCVGALGGLSTQTSARQGNALGIIGIGVGMGATMGALAPSHDVLTQMAAMMGVGGTIGAIISSRIAVSDLPQLVAAFHSFVGLAAVLTAIAKYLADVDLFADDPAGNVHKAAIFLGTFIGGVTFTGSLVAFGKLHGLLDSRALSLPGKNLLNVGMALANVGAMGWFMATDSAAVGIPMLGTTAALSSIMGVHMTASIGGADMPVVITVLNSYSGWALCAEGFMLNNDLLTIVGALVGFSGGILSYIMCKAMNRSLANVLFGGYGTLSTGTGTREKITGSHTEINADGAVEMLTTAQNVIITPGYGLAVAKAQYAIADMVKTLKERGLNVRFGIHPVAGRMPGQLNVLLAEAGVPYDIVLEMDEINEDFSETDLALVIGANDTVNSAAQDDPNSVIAGMPVLEVWKAKQVIVMKRTLGTGYADVDNPVFYKENTSMLLGDAKTMCDTLLNKVREHYGS from the exons ATGACAATGTTCCTGCGACCTGGCCTCAGTGTAGTAAGACGATTCCATGGACAGTCTTTACTAG GAAGGAAGAGTGTATTGGGTATCTATGGAAGAGTAACCTGTTCACCCAAGTGTTCCGCTTTTAAG gATCCCCATTTCTATCCAAGGCTTTTTGCTGGGACCAACAGATTTTGTGCAAATGATTCCAAAG aaaaaattcCTCCGGAGGCAATAACTGTTATTCCTTATAATGAGCTATCAATCGGAGTTCCAAAGGAAATTCATGAGGGGGAGAGAAGAGTAGCTTTGTCTCCTGAAGCAGTCAAGAAGTTAATAGAACAAGGTTTTAAAGTTGTTGTGGAATCAGGTGCAGGTGTAGGAGCAAAGTTTCTTGATGCTGATTATGCTGCCATTGGAGCAGAAGTGAAGACAGTAAAGGATGCATTTGCTTCTgatattgttttcaag gtACGACCACCTGAGAAAAACCAAGCCTCTGGCATTCATGAAGCTGATCTCATGAAGGAAGGTGGTAAACTTGTCAGTTTCTTGTACCCAGCCCAAAATAAAGACTTGCTTGACATTTTAGCCAAGAGAAAAATCACTGCTTTTAGTGTTGACTGTATCCCACGGATTAGTCGTGCCCAATCTTTTGATGCCTTGAGCTCAATGGCCAACATTGCGGGCTACAAAGCAGTCATAGAAGCTGCCAATGTGTTTGGAAGATTCTTCACAGGACAGATCACTGCTGCTGGAAAAGTACCCCCTGCAAAGATACTTGTATTAG GTGGTGGAGTGGCTGGTCTATCAGCCATTGCTACAGCTAAGAACATGGGAGCAATTGTCCGTGGCTTCGATGTTAGACCAGCTGTAAAGGAACAAGTGCAATCTCTTGGAGCAGAGTTTTCTGGAAAGTGAACTGATGTTAAAGAGTCAGGAGAAG gTGCTGGTGGGTATGCAACTGAGATGTCTGAAGAGTTCAAAAAAGCTCAAGAGTTGTTATTGGCCAAGCAG TGTAAAGAAATTGATATTGTAATCTCAACAGCGCTGATCCCAGGAAAAACCGGCCCAACCCTTATAACTAATGAAATG ATGGAATCAATGAAACCTGGGTCAGTGATTGTGGATTTAGCAGCAGAAGAAGCTGGAGGAAACTGTGAGCTCACGAAGGCGGGAGAGCTCTACAATCACAATGGAGTTAAT ATTATTGGATACACTGATCTACCAAGTCGCCTTCCAACCCAATCAAGTACTCTTTACGCCAATAATCTGACAAAGTACCTCCTATCTATGGGTGGGAAGGGAGAATTTGCAATTGATCTCAATGATGACGTTGTTCGTGGCTCCATTGTGCTTCAAGATGGCAAAATGATGTGGCCCCCTCCACCCATTGAGATGCCAGCTCCTTCCGCACCCAAACAAAAAGGGTTAGTCAAACCACCAGAGCAAACACCTCTAGCAGCTGCTGCTTGGGAATCTGGCCTGACAACAG CTGGTCTAGGCTCACTTCTTGCTCTGGGAGTTGCCTCACCCAATCCTGCTTTTGCTACAATGGTGACTACCTTCTCGCTAGCTGGTGTGATTGGTTACAAAGTCGTGTGGGGCGTGACCCCTGCTCTCCACTCCCCCCTCATGTCTGTCACTAATGCCATATCAGGTATTACAGCAGCAGGGGGGCTGGTGTTGATGGGGGGCGCCTTGCTACCCAACAACACGGCTACTTCACTAGCAGCAGTCGCGACTCTGGTGTCGTCTATCAACATCACTGGTGGATTTATCATCACAAAGAGGATGTTGGATATGTTCAAGAGACCAG gGGACCCTCCAGAGTACACTTATCTATATGCCATACCCGCAGTCGCTGTTCTTGGTGGATATGCCGCTGGTAAGATCGCAGGCTATCCTGATATGGATCAGATGGCTTACTTGGCCTCGTCTCTGTGCTGTGTTGGTGCGCTTGGTGGCCTCTCAACCCAAACATCAGCCAGACAAGGAAATGCTCTCG GTATCATTGGTATAGGGGTGGGCATGGGAGCAACAATGGGAGCCCTTGCACCTTCTCATGATGTGTTGACCCAGATGGCAGCCATGATGGGTGTCGGAGGTACCATAGGCGCTATCATATCAAGCCGCATCGCGGTCAGCGACCTTCCTCAGCTTGTCGCAGCCTTCCACAGTTTTGTGGGTCTTGCTGCTGTTCTAACCGCCATTGCTAAGTACCTTGCTGATGTGGATCTCTTTGCCGATGACCCCGCTGGTAATGTCCATAAAGCAGCGATCTTTCTGGGCACTTTTATTGGCGGTGTGACCTTCACTGGATCCCTTGTGGCGTTTGGAAAGCTCCACGGCTTGCTAGATTCCCGCGCGCTCAGTCTACCAGGGAAAAATCTGCTGAATGTTGGCATGGCGCTGGCCAATGTTGGAGCAATGGGTTGGTTTATGGCTACTGATAGTGCTGCTGTAGGAATACCCATGTTGG GGACCACAGCTGCACTGTCTTCCATTATGGGTGTTCACATGACTGCATCAATCGGTGGTGCTGACATGCCTGTGGTCATAACAGTTCTCAACAGCTACAGTGGCTGGGCTCTCTGTGCCGAGGGTTTCATGTTAAATAACGATTTACTCACCATTGTTGGAGCACTTGTTGGCTTTTCCGGAGGCATCTTGTCCTACATCATGTGCAAAGCTATGAACAGATCTCTGGCCAACGTGCTGTTTGGCGGGTACGGCACTTTATCTACCG GCACAGGAACACGAGAGAAGATAACAGGTAGCCACACAGAAATCAATGCCGACGGTGCTGTAGAAATGCTTACCACCGCTCAAAATGTCATAATCACCCCTGGCTATGGATTGGCCGTAGCTAAAGCTCAATACGCCATTGCTGACATGGTAAAAACCCTTAAGGAAAGAGGACTTAACGTACGATTCGGGATTCACCCCGTTGCGGGACGTATGCCTGGACAACTCAACGTTTTGCTGG CGGAGGCTGGGGTGCCGTATGACATTGTGCTGGAAATGGACGAAATTAACGAGGACTTCTCGGAAACAGACCTCGCTTTAGTGATAGGCGCGAACGACACGGTAAATTCTGCTGCGCAGGACGATCCGAATTCTGTTATCGCTGGCATGCCTGTTTTGGAAGTCTGGAAAGCGAAACAG GTGATCGTAATGAAGCGTACGCTGGGCACTGGGTACGCGGACGTGGATAATCCTGTCTTCTACAAAGAGAACACTTCGATGTTGCTAGGTGATGCCAAGACCATGTGCGATACTCTGCTTAACAAAGTTAGGGAGCACTATGGCAGTTAA